One segment of Mycolicibacterium baixiangningiae DNA contains the following:
- a CDS encoding WXG100 family type VII secretion target — MAMNTDIAVLAKEAGNFERISGELQGVMRSVDATANSLMPQWRGQAGEAAQAALLRYQEAAQAQIQTLTEISSNIHTSGTQYGSTDEDQAGTLASSMNL; from the coding sequence ATGGCAATGAATACCGATATTGCTGTCCTCGCCAAGGAGGCCGGCAACTTCGAGCGAATCTCGGGCGAGCTGCAGGGCGTGATGCGGTCGGTGGACGCCACCGCCAACAGCCTCATGCCGCAGTGGCGGGGTCAGGCCGGCGAGGCGGCACAGGCGGCGCTGCTGCGCTACCAGGAGGCGGCTCAGGCGCAGATCCAGACCCTGACCGAAATCTCCTCCAACATCCACACCTCGGGCACCCAGTACGGCTCGACCGATGAGGATCAGGCCGGCACGCTCGCGTCGTCCATGAACCTCTGA